The proteins below are encoded in one region of Micromonospora yangpuensis:
- a CDS encoding DoxX family protein, with product MNPDRFAQPALSLFRMVIGLLFLFHGAASLFGVFGGSRGTGNAVPIGEWPGWWAALIQALCGGLVLVGLLTRPAALLASGSMAYAYFVVHQPDALLPMHNGGELAALFCWSFVLIAALGPGRWAVDNLLRQRRAVARPGAVEQPSPVVA from the coding sequence ATGAACCCCGATCGGTTCGCCCAGCCGGCGCTGTCCCTGTTCCGCATGGTCATCGGTCTGCTGTTCCTCTTCCACGGCGCGGCGTCCCTGTTCGGCGTCTTCGGCGGCAGCCGGGGCACCGGCAACGCGGTGCCGATCGGTGAGTGGCCAGGCTGGTGGGCGGCGCTGATCCAGGCGCTCTGCGGTGGGCTGGTGCTCGTCGGCCTGCTCACCCGGCCCGCCGCGCTGCTCGCCTCCGGCTCGATGGCGTACGCGTACTTCGTGGTGCACCAGCCCGACGCTTTGCTCCCGATGCACAACGGCGGTGAGCTGGCGGCGCTCTTCTGCTGGTCGTTCGTCCTGATCGCCGCGCTGGGCCCCGGCCGCTGGGCCGTCGACAACCTGCTCCGGCAGCGTCGGGCGGTGGCCCGACCCGGCGCGGTGGAGCAACCCAGCCCGGTGGTCGCCTGA
- the thrC gene encoding threonine synthase, giving the protein MTSTLATSGLDTTNSPARALVCRACQARYPLAAQHACYECFGPLEVDYDAAALAAVTREQIEAGPQNIWRYAALLPAGQDPATRVSLDPGLTPLVAAGNLAAELGITAPLWVKDDSANPTHSFKDRVVSVALTAARQLGFTRFACASTGNLANSVAAHAARAGVPSVVFIPGDLEPGKIVTTAVYGGELVAIDGSYDDVNRLCGELVETDEFEDTAFVNVNVRPYYAEGSKTLGYEVAEQLGWRIPAQVVIPMASGELLTKVDKAFSELVEIGLVEAPAGGWKVFGAQSAGCNPIATALHGETDTIVPVKPTGIAKSLNIGDPAAGLYALEAVRRTGGWMEYVDDDEIREGIRLLARTTGVFAETAGGVTVAVLRKLVESGRLDPTAETVVFNTGEGLKTIDAVAGQVGPTHRIKPSLRAARDAGLLG; this is encoded by the coding sequence ATGACGTCGACCCTCGCCACCTCCGGCCTCGACACCACCAACAGCCCCGCCCGCGCCCTGGTCTGTCGGGCCTGTCAGGCGCGTTACCCGTTGGCCGCCCAGCACGCCTGTTACGAGTGTTTCGGGCCGCTGGAGGTCGACTACGACGCCGCCGCGCTGGCCGCCGTCACCCGGGAGCAGATCGAGGCCGGCCCGCAGAACATCTGGCGGTACGCCGCACTCCTGCCCGCCGGGCAGGACCCGGCCACCCGGGTCAGTCTGGACCCGGGCCTGACCCCGCTGGTCGCCGCCGGTAACCTCGCCGCCGAGTTGGGCATCACCGCGCCGCTCTGGGTCAAGGACGACAGCGCCAACCCGACCCACTCGTTCAAGGACCGGGTGGTCTCGGTCGCGTTGACCGCCGCCCGTCAGCTCGGCTTCACCCGGTTCGCCTGTGCCTCGACCGGCAACCTGGCCAACTCGGTCGCCGCCCACGCGGCCCGCGCCGGGGTCCCCTCGGTCGTCTTCATCCCTGGCGACCTGGAGCCCGGCAAGATCGTCACCACCGCCGTGTACGGGGGCGAGCTGGTCGCCATCGACGGCTCGTACGACGACGTGAACCGGCTCTGCGGCGAGCTGGTGGAGACCGACGAGTTCGAGGACACCGCCTTCGTCAACGTCAATGTCCGGCCGTACTACGCCGAGGGCTCCAAGACCCTCGGGTACGAGGTGGCCGAGCAGCTCGGCTGGCGGATCCCGGCCCAGGTGGTCATCCCGATGGCCTCCGGTGAGCTGCTCACCAAGGTCGACAAGGCGTTCAGCGAGCTGGTCGAGATCGGCCTGGTCGAGGCGCCGGCCGGCGGCTGGAAGGTCTTCGGCGCCCAGTCGGCCGGCTGCAACCCGATCGCCACCGCCCTGCACGGCGAGACCGACACCATCGTGCCGGTCAAGCCGACCGGCATCGCCAAGTCGCTCAACATCGGCGACCCGGCCGCCGGCCTCTACGCCCTGGAGGCGGTCCGCCGCACCGGCGGCTGGATGGAGTACGTCGACGACGACGAGATCCGCGAGGGCATCCGGCTGCTGGCCCGTACCACCGGGGTCTTCGCCGAGACGGCCGGCGGGGTGACCGTCGCGGTGCTGCGCAAGCTGGTGGAGTCCGGTCGGCTCGACCCGACGGCGGAGACCGTGGTCTTCAACACCGGCGAGGGGCTGAAGACCATCGACGCGGTCGCCGGTCAGGTCGGCCCGACCCACCGGATCAAGCCGTCGCTGCGTGCTGCCCGGGATGCCGGCCTGCTCGGCTGA
- a CDS encoding ABC transporter permease, translating into MGESPTGADTRAKATEAPSGAAAGYRPAATLPFGAEFRRQAARRRTQLALGFMVLLPLIILIAFQFDTGGDDDNGRGEFSSLVELATSGGLNFTLFSIFVSASFLLVVVVALFCGDTVASEASWGSLRYLLAVPVPRARLLAVKLLVALTYSGLSLLLLAGTALLIGTLRYGWSPLRSTVAAQLDPGEGLLRLLAVLGYLAVVLLVVAGLAFLLSVVTDAALGAVGGAVLLWILSSILDQITALGAVRDFLPTHYANAWLGLLSTPVQTDDLVRGTVSAISYATIFWGLAFWRFTRKDITS; encoded by the coding sequence ATGGGCGAGTCCCCGACGGGTGCCGACACCCGGGCGAAAGCGACCGAGGCGCCCTCCGGCGCGGCGGCCGGCTACCGGCCGGCGGCGACCCTGCCGTTCGGCGCGGAGTTCCGCCGGCAGGCCGCGCGCCGCCGGACCCAGCTCGCGCTCGGCTTCATGGTGCTGCTGCCGTTGATCATCCTGATCGCGTTCCAGTTCGACACCGGCGGCGACGACGACAACGGTCGGGGCGAGTTCTCCAGCCTGGTCGAGCTGGCCACCTCGGGCGGGCTGAACTTCACCCTCTTCTCGATCTTCGTCTCGGCGTCCTTCCTGCTGGTCGTGGTGGTGGCGCTGTTCTGCGGCGACACGGTGGCCAGCGAGGCGAGCTGGGGCAGCCTGCGGTACCTGCTGGCGGTGCCGGTGCCCCGGGCCCGGCTGCTGGCGGTGAAGCTGCTGGTCGCGCTTACCTACTCCGGGCTGTCGCTGCTGCTGCTCGCCGGCACCGCCCTGCTGATCGGCACCCTGCGCTACGGCTGGTCGCCGCTGCGCAGCACGGTGGCCGCCCAGCTCGACCCGGGCGAGGGGCTGCTGCGGCTGCTCGCCGTGCTCGGCTACCTGGCGGTCGTACTGCTGGTGGTGGCGGGTCTGGCGTTCCTGCTCTCGGTGGTCACCGACGCCGCGCTCGGCGCGGTCGGCGGCGCGGTGCTGCTCTGGATCCTGTCCAGCATCCTGGACCAGATCACCGCGCTCGGCGCGGTGCGTGACTTCCTGCCGACCCACTACGCCAACGCCTGGCTGGGCCTGCTCTCCACCCCGGTGCAGACCGACGACCTGGTCCGGGGAACCGTCTCGGCGATCAGCTACGCCACCATCTTCTGGGGCCTGGCCTTCTGGCGCTTCACCCGCAAGGACATCACCAGCTGA
- a CDS encoding DivIVA domain-containing protein, translating to MIHRARQRLLPQYVRAATFDSRWRGLDPDQVYAYLDQVADELERLTRDLATTTTEGERIRGALRQWGSRHHGCHHPRPTNNRWSR from the coding sequence ATGATCCACCGCGCCAGGCAACGACTGCTTCCGCAGTACGTCCGCGCCGCCACCTTCGACAGTCGGTGGCGCGGCCTCGACCCCGACCAGGTGTACGCCTACCTCGACCAGGTCGCCGACGAACTGGAACGACTAACCCGTGACCTCGCCACCACCACCACCGAGGGCGAGCGTATCCGGGGTGCCCTGCGCCAGTGGGGTTCCCGGCACCACGGCTGCCACCACCCGAGACCGACCAACAACCGGTGGTCCCGGTGA
- a CDS encoding response regulator transcription factor produces the protein MRVLVCEDEKLLADAIAEWLRRESFAVDVAYDGDAALERIGVNGYDVVVLDRDLPVVHGDDVCRALVDTERDTRILMLTAAAAVRERVAGLAIGADDYLTKPFAFVELSARVHALTRRTRPAVPPKLTRAGIVLDPARLEVTRDGHLVPLSRKEFGVLAELLRADGAVVSAEELLERAWDEHIDPMTNVLRVTVMKLRRKLGDPPVIDTVPGVGYQIR, from the coding sequence GTGCGCGTACTGGTATGCGAGGACGAGAAGCTGCTCGCGGATGCGATCGCCGAATGGCTGCGTCGGGAGTCGTTCGCGGTCGACGTCGCGTACGACGGCGACGCGGCCCTGGAACGCATCGGCGTCAACGGGTACGACGTGGTGGTGCTCGACCGGGACCTGCCGGTGGTGCACGGCGACGACGTCTGCCGGGCCCTGGTCGACACCGAGCGGGACACCCGGATCCTGATGCTGACCGCCGCCGCCGCCGTCCGGGAGCGGGTCGCCGGCCTGGCCATCGGTGCCGACGACTATCTCACCAAGCCGTTCGCGTTCGTCGAGCTGAGCGCCCGGGTGCACGCGCTGACCCGGCGCACCCGACCGGCCGTACCGCCGAAGTTGACCCGGGCCGGGATCGTCCTGGACCCGGCCCGACTGGAGGTCACCCGCGACGGGCACCTCGTACCACTGTCCCGCAAGGAGTTCGGTGTGCTGGCCGAGCTGCTGCGGGCCGACGGCGCGGTGGTCTCCGCCGAGGAACTGTTGGAGCGGGCCTGGGACGAGCACATCGACCCGATGACCAACGTGCTGCGGGTCACCGTGATGAAGCTGCGGCGTAAGCTCGGCGATCCGCCGGTCATCGACACGGTGCCGGGAGTGGGGTACCAGATCCGATGA
- a CDS encoding winged helix-turn-helix domain-containing protein: MSVTPFYERIATEFRDRIRSGELKPGDKLPSISQLCQQYGVSTQVIRSAMLVLRAEGLVEGHQGRGVYVRNGAGAGSS; the protein is encoded by the coding sequence ATGTCTGTCACGCCGTTCTACGAGCGAATCGCCACAGAGTTCCGGGACCGGATCAGGTCCGGCGAGTTGAAGCCTGGGGACAAGTTGCCGTCCATCTCCCAGCTGTGCCAGCAGTACGGAGTGTCGACCCAGGTGATCCGCTCAGCGATGCTCGTCCTACGTGCCGAAGGGCTGGTGGAGGGCCATCAAGGTCGAGGCGTCTATGTCCGGAACGGCGCGGGCGCTGGCTCGTCCTAG
- a CDS encoding ABC transporter permease codes for MTTTPLRPTGSARRAGAARPERLRPARLSPRDVLRVGGVGLRTRPLRAFLSALGIAIGIAAMISVVGISSSSRADLDRTLAALGTNLLTVAPGSTLFGADAQLPVEAAGMISRIGPVRQVSATAQLGDTPVYRSDRIPAAETGGLGTQAVELDLLDTVGGALESGTWLNEATAQYPATVLGSVAAERLGLGAAGPDTQVYLHGRSFTVIGILRPVPLAPELDSSALVGWSAATTYLGLDGHPTRIYTRSAEQHVEAVRAVLAATANPEQSNEIQVSRPSDALAAQQATDEAFTGLLLGLGAVALLVGGVGVANTMVISVIERRAEIGLRRSLGATRGQIRTQFLAESLLLSALGGVGGVLLGGLVTAGYASSQGWPTVVPLWVVAGGIGATIAIGALAGLYPAIRASRLSPTEALATP; via the coding sequence ATGACCACGACACCGCTGCGGCCGACCGGCTCGGCGCGGCGGGCCGGTGCCGCGCGGCCGGAGCGGCTGCGGCCGGCCCGGCTGAGCCCACGGGACGTGCTGCGGGTCGGTGGGGTGGGGCTGCGTACCCGGCCGTTGCGGGCGTTCCTGTCCGCCCTGGGCATCGCCATCGGCATCGCGGCGATGATCAGCGTGGTCGGCATCTCCTCGTCGTCCCGGGCCGACCTGGACCGGACGCTGGCCGCCCTCGGCACCAACCTGCTCACCGTCGCCCCGGGCAGCACCCTGTTCGGTGCCGACGCCCAGTTGCCCGTCGAGGCGGCCGGCATGATCAGCCGGATCGGCCCGGTACGTCAGGTGTCGGCCACCGCCCAGCTCGGCGACACCCCGGTCTACCGGTCGGACCGGATTCCGGCGGCGGAGACCGGCGGGCTGGGCACCCAGGCGGTCGAGCTGGACCTGCTCGACACCGTCGGCGGCGCGCTGGAGAGCGGGACCTGGCTCAACGAGGCCACCGCGCAATACCCGGCCACGGTCCTCGGGTCGGTGGCCGCCGAGCGGCTCGGGCTCGGCGCGGCCGGGCCGGACACCCAGGTCTACCTGCACGGGCGGTCGTTCACCGTGATCGGCATCCTGCGGCCGGTCCCACTCGCCCCGGAACTCGACTCGTCGGCGCTGGTCGGCTGGTCGGCCGCGACCACCTACCTCGGCCTGGACGGGCACCCGACCCGGATCTACACCCGCTCGGCCGAGCAGCACGTCGAGGCGGTCCGGGCGGTGCTGGCGGCGACGGCCAACCCGGAGCAGTCCAACGAGATCCAGGTCTCCCGGCCGTCCGACGCGCTCGCCGCCCAGCAGGCCACCGACGAGGCGTTCACCGGCCTGCTGCTCGGGCTCGGCGCGGTGGCGTTGCTGGTCGGCGGGGTGGGGGTGGCCAACACCATGGTCATCTCGGTGATCGAGCGGCGGGCCGAGATCGGGCTGCGCCGGTCGCTGGGCGCCACCCGGGGGCAGATCCGGACCCAGTTCCTCGCCGAGTCGCTGCTGCTGTCCGCCCTGGGCGGGGTGGGCGGGGTGCTGCTCGGTGGCCTGGTCACCGCCGGCTACGCCAGCTCGCAGGGGTGGCCGACGGTGGTACCGCTCTGGGTGGTGGCCGGCGGCATCGGGGCGACCATCGCGATCGGCGCGCTGGCCGGGCTCTACCCGGCGATCCGGGCCAGCCGGCTCTCGCCCACCGAGGCCCTCGCCACCCCGTGA
- a CDS encoding peptidoglycan-binding protein, translating to MSTAPRPVEVAAAEPDGAPSRRRRRPALLAGAVAVLVVATAGTAVAFATDGQADRAASVDRRPPSSTQVTRQSLVDRETKNGELGYGTPRARDSRLSGTVTWLARGGATVKRGKALYRVDDEPVVLLYGGLPAYRTLRSGVSGNDVKQFERNLAALGYTGFTVDEDFTSATAAAVREWQEDLGLPETGQVDPARIVYAPGEVRVESHGVEVGDTVGAGKVVLSTTGTARQVTCTLDVEDQRLAVKGAKVTVTLPDGTRSTGKVDTVETVVQTSAASTGQDAQTETKIEVTVTGDDPKVLAGYDKAAVDVGFVASERADVLTVPVAALLTLAEGGYGLEVVEETGTRIVAVRTGLFADGRVEVSGEEVTEGLTVGMPGD from the coding sequence ATGAGCACCGCGCCCCGACCCGTCGAGGTGGCCGCCGCCGAACCCGACGGGGCACCGTCCCGACGCCGCCGACGACCCGCGCTCCTGGCCGGCGCGGTGGCGGTGCTCGTCGTGGCGACCGCCGGGACGGCGGTCGCCTTCGCCACCGACGGCCAGGCCGACCGGGCGGCGTCGGTCGACCGGCGGCCACCGTCGAGCACCCAGGTCACCCGGCAGAGCCTGGTGGACCGGGAGACCAAGAACGGCGAGCTGGGGTACGGCACCCCGCGCGCCAGGGACAGCCGGCTGAGCGGGACGGTCACCTGGCTGGCCCGGGGCGGCGCGACGGTCAAGCGGGGCAAGGCCCTCTACCGGGTCGACGACGAACCGGTGGTGCTGCTCTACGGCGGTCTGCCGGCGTACCGGACGTTGCGTTCCGGGGTGAGCGGTAACGACGTCAAGCAGTTCGAGCGGAACCTCGCCGCGCTCGGGTACACCGGCTTCACCGTCGACGAGGACTTCACCTCGGCGACCGCCGCCGCCGTCCGGGAGTGGCAGGAGGACCTGGGCCTGCCGGAGACCGGCCAGGTCGACCCGGCCCGGATCGTCTACGCCCCGGGCGAGGTACGGGTGGAGAGCCACGGCGTCGAGGTGGGCGACACGGTCGGCGCGGGCAAGGTGGTCCTCTCGACCACCGGCACCGCCCGGCAGGTCACCTGCACTCTCGACGTCGAGGACCAGCGGCTGGCCGTCAAGGGCGCGAAGGTGACCGTCACCCTGCCCGACGGCACCCGGAGCACCGGAAAGGTCGACACGGTCGAGACGGTGGTGCAGACCTCGGCGGCATCGACCGGCCAGGACGCGCAGACCGAGACCAAGATCGAGGTCACCGTTACCGGGGACGACCCGAAGGTGCTGGCCGGTTACGACAAGGCGGCCGTGGACGTCGGCTTCGTCGCCTCGGAACGCGCCGACGTGCTCACCGTGCCGGTCGCGGCGCTGCTCACCCTCGCCGAGGGCGGGTACGGACTGGAGGTGGTCGAGGAGACCGGCACCCGGATCGTCGCGGTGCGGACCGGGCTCTTCGCGGACGGCCGGGTGGAGGTCTCCGGTGAGGAGGTCACCGAGGGGCTGACCGTGGGGATGCCCGGTGACTGA
- a CDS encoding ABC transporter ATP-binding protein has protein sequence MVELRDVTKRYGDTVAALGGVSMTIDRGALVAIVGPSGSGKSTMLNVIGTLDRPSSGAVHIDGYDAARLSDRELSALRASRIGFVFQQFHLAAGVPLVENVADGLLYAGVARRERRRRAEVALRRVGLGHRLDHRPHQLSGGERQRAAIARAVVGEPPLLLADEPTGNLDSSSGAGVMELLHELHAAGTTVVVITHDREIAASLPRQVQMRDGLIVVDSAAPTEGVPR, from the coding sequence GTGGTCGAACTGCGTGACGTGACGAAACGATACGGCGACACGGTCGCTGCCCTCGGCGGGGTGTCGATGACCATCGACCGGGGCGCCCTGGTGGCCATCGTCGGCCCGTCCGGGTCGGGGAAGTCCACCATGCTCAACGTGATCGGCACGCTGGACCGGCCCAGCTCGGGCGCGGTCCACATCGACGGGTACGACGCCGCCCGGTTGTCCGACCGGGAGCTGTCCGCCCTGCGGGCCAGCCGGATCGGCTTCGTGTTCCAGCAGTTCCACCTGGCTGCCGGCGTACCGCTGGTGGAGAACGTGGCGGACGGCCTGCTCTATGCCGGGGTGGCCCGGCGGGAGCGGCGGCGGCGGGCGGAGGTCGCGTTGCGGCGGGTCGGCCTGGGACACCGGCTGGACCACCGGCCGCACCAGCTCTCCGGCGGTGAGCGGCAGCGGGCGGCGATCGCGCGGGCGGTGGTCGGCGAACCGCCGCTGCTGCTGGCCGACGAGCCGACCGGCAACCTCGACTCCAGCTCGGGTGCGGGGGTGATGGAGCTGCTGCACGAGCTGCACGCGGCCGGCACCACCGTGGTGGTCATCACCCACGACCGGGAGATCGCGGCGAGCCTGCCCCGGCAGGTGCAGATGCGCGACGGGTTGATCGTGGTCGACTCCGCGGCCCCGACCGAGGGGGTACCGCGATGA
- a CDS encoding sensor histidine kinase: protein MRKATIRARLTLIYGGLFLLAGTVLLAVTYVLVDQRLAHGFGFTMRGTGGRESVSFPQGAQINADQAEHLRDIVRQVQEDARRDALDSLLTQGGVALAVVTLVAVAFGWLAAGRALQPLQQITGTARRIAGADGAGRGLHERIALAGPTDEVKELADTFDLMLERLDRSFDGQRRFVANASHELRTPLAINRSLVELAITRPDAPAELRQLGETLLSVNERHERLIDGLLTLADSENALAEHAEVDLAEIAGHVAEQTARSTALGVTRELAPARTVGDPVLLERLTQNLVENAVRHNIGADGWLSVATAVVDGHATLTVSNSGPVVPGYEIETMFLPFRRLNRERVAGHRGFGLGLSIVRAVARAHGGTVRATPRPDGGLVVTVSLPTTA, encoded by the coding sequence ATGAGAAAAGCGACCATCCGCGCCAGGCTGACGCTCATCTACGGCGGCCTGTTCCTGCTCGCCGGCACGGTGCTGCTCGCCGTGACGTACGTGCTGGTCGACCAGCGACTCGCCCACGGCTTCGGGTTCACCATGCGCGGAACGGGTGGCCGGGAGTCGGTCTCCTTCCCCCAGGGTGCTCAGATCAACGCCGACCAGGCCGAACACCTGCGCGACATCGTCCGACAGGTGCAGGAAGACGCCCGGCGGGACGCCCTGGACTCGCTGCTCACCCAGGGCGGGGTGGCCCTGGCCGTGGTGACCCTCGTCGCGGTGGCCTTCGGCTGGCTGGCCGCCGGCCGGGCGTTGCAGCCGTTGCAGCAGATCACCGGCACGGCCCGCCGGATCGCCGGGGCGGACGGCGCCGGCCGGGGGCTGCACGAACGGATCGCCCTGGCCGGCCCGACCGACGAGGTGAAAGAGTTGGCCGACACGTTCGACCTGATGCTCGAACGGCTCGACCGCTCCTTCGACGGGCAACGGCGCTTCGTCGCCAACGCCTCACACGAGCTGCGTACCCCGTTGGCGATCAACCGGTCCCTGGTCGAGCTGGCGATCACCCGCCCGGACGCCCCGGCGGAGCTGCGGCAGCTCGGTGAGACCCTGCTGTCGGTAAACGAACGGCACGAGCGGCTGATCGACGGGCTGCTCACCCTCGCCGACTCCGAGAACGCGCTCGCCGAACACGCCGAGGTGGACCTCGCCGAGATCGCCGGTCACGTAGCCGAGCAGACCGCCCGGTCGACCGCGCTCGGCGTCACCCGCGAGCTGGCTCCGGCCCGTACCGTCGGCGACCCGGTCCTGCTGGAACGGCTCACCCAGAATCTGGTGGAGAACGCGGTCCGGCACAACATCGGCGCGGACGGCTGGCTCTCGGTCGCCACGGCCGTGGTCGACGGCCATGCCACCCTGACGGTCAGCAACAGCGGGCCGGTGGTGCCGGGGTACGAGATCGAGACCATGTTCCTGCCCTTCCGCCGGCTCAACCGGGAGCGGGTCGCCGGTCACCGGGGCTTCGGCCTGGGGCTGTCCATCGTCCGGGCGGTGGCGCGGGCACACGGCGGCACGGTACGGGCGACCCCCCGCCCCGACGGTGGCCTGGTGGTCACCGTCTCCCTCCCCACCACCGCCTGA
- a CDS encoding GNAT family N-acetyltransferase yields MSIAITPIEAHDQATIDEAYRIGVAAGDADLPDLPVVRRRFEGALRHPMPGNLPVWALARLDGVPAGYYAVELPQLDNTDNATIDLVVHPAYRRRGVGRALHAHALGLLRERGRKRLVGMAVDALPGGPSRSPAGSAFAASTGAAPVLVEARRRLDVTTVEQAALDAALAEAWTRADGYRLVGWRQNTPEEYVADIAYLDGRLMMDAPLGDLEWEPEAVDAERVRGAERALDARGRRRYHQGVVHVASGRVVAWTLLDVDPDASWHAFQQITLVDPAHRGHRLGLIVKIENLRYAMTHEPQLRVVDTWNATTNQHMIAINEQLGYRPVDNWTDWQLTL; encoded by the coding sequence ATGAGCATCGCCATCACCCCCATCGAAGCCCACGACCAGGCCACGATCGACGAGGCGTACCGGATCGGGGTCGCCGCCGGCGACGCGGACCTGCCGGACCTGCCCGTCGTGCGCCGACGCTTCGAGGGTGCCCTGCGACATCCGATGCCCGGTAACCTTCCGGTCTGGGCGCTGGCCCGGCTGGACGGGGTACCGGCCGGTTACTACGCCGTCGAGCTGCCGCAGCTGGACAACACCGACAACGCCACCATCGACCTGGTCGTGCACCCGGCGTACCGACGTCGTGGGGTGGGGCGCGCCCTGCACGCGCACGCCCTGGGCCTGCTGCGGGAGCGGGGCCGGAAACGGCTGGTCGGCATGGCCGTCGACGCCCTACCCGGTGGCCCGTCCCGGTCGCCGGCCGGCAGTGCCTTCGCCGCCTCGACCGGTGCGGCCCCGGTCCTGGTCGAGGCGCGTCGCCGGCTCGACGTCACCACGGTGGAGCAGGCGGCGCTGGACGCCGCCCTGGCCGAGGCCTGGACCCGGGCCGACGGCTACCGCCTGGTCGGCTGGCGGCAGAACACCCCCGAGGAGTACGTCGCCGACATCGCCTACCTCGACGGGCGGCTGATGATGGACGCCCCGCTCGGGGACCTGGAGTGGGAGCCGGAGGCGGTGGACGCCGAACGGGTCCGGGGCGCCGAACGGGCGCTGGACGCCCGGGGTCGCCGCCGCTACCACCAGGGCGTCGTCCACGTCGCCAGCGGCCGGGTGGTCGCCTGGACGCTGCTGGATGTCGACCCGGACGCGTCGTGGCACGCCTTCCAGCAGATCACCCTCGTCGACCCGGCCCACCGTGGCCACCGGCTCGGGCTGATCGTCAAGATCGAGAATCTGCGGTACGCCATGACCCACGAGCCGCAGCTGCGCGTGGTCGACACCTGGAACGCGACTACCAACCAGCACATGATCGCCATCAACGAACAGCTCGGCTACCGCCCCGTCGACAACTGGACCGACTGGCAACTGACCCTCTGA